A window from Electrophorus electricus isolate fEleEle1 chromosome 7, fEleEle1.pri, whole genome shotgun sequence encodes these proteins:
- the prpf38b gene encoding pre-mRNA-splicing factor 38B codes for MAGTQQREAVTKPTTGKHGNVLPLWGNEKTMNLNPMILTNVLSSPYFKVQLYELKTYHEVVDEIYFKVTHVEPWEKGSRKTAGQTGMCGGVRGVGTGGIVSTAFCLLYKLFTLKLTRKQVMGLITHTDSPYIRALGFMYIRYTQPPADLVEWFEPFLDDEEELDVKAGGGCVMTVGEMLRSFLTKLEWFSTLFPRIPVPVQKMIDQQMKARPRKLPQKETKEEEEEDSDRRRSRSPRRSPTPRRSPNRSRSHSRHRERRAASFERDVDRERDRQRKEREGKDRDRDRDRDRAAERERRRSRSLDRGAERRRSRSRDRRRSHSSTREKRSERKEREKERESESERERSRRKEREHKERASGGERERERSKDQRSKGEGEERRHREDRKSKHSSRSRSREKRHKSERSSRSRSREKRHKSERSSRSRSREKRHKSERSSRKHSRSRSRSRQDCGEEKSRKCERSKERPHRREPSNGREQPRSASPEPDDGTHGSRAGSP; via the exons ATGGCAGGGACGCAGCAGCGCGAGGCCGTGACCAAACCGACCACCGGTAAACATGGAAATGTTTTGCCGTTGTGGGGTAACGAGAAGACTATGAACCTGAACCCCATGATTCTCACAAATGTGCTATCGTCTCCGTATTTCAAGGTTCAGTTGTACGAACTGAAGACCTACCATGAGGTTGTGGACGAGATCTACTTCAAG GTAACCCACGTGGAGCCGTGGGAGAAGGGCAGTCGGAAGACCGCGGGACAGACTGGAATGTGCGGAGGG GTGCGCGGTGTAGGTACTGGAGGCATCGTCTCCACTGCTTTCTGTTTATTGTACAAGCTGTTCACATTGAAGCTGACCCGCAAGCAGGTGATGGggctcatcacacacacagactcgccCTACATCAGAGCCCTCGGCTTTATGTACATAAG ATATACTCAGCCCCCTGCAGACCTGGTCGAGTGGTTTGAACCCTTCCTAGATGATGAAGAG GAGCTGGACGTGAAGGCTGGCGGCGGGTGTGTGATGACGGTGGGGGAGATGCTGCGCTCCTTCCTCACCAAGCTGGAGTGGTTCTCCACACTCTTCCCCAGGATCCCAGTGCCCGTGCAGAAGATGATCGACCAGCAGATGAAGGCCCGGCCACGCAAACTCCCGCAGAAGGAAaccaaagaggaggaggaggaggacagcgACCGGCGCCGCTCCAG aaGCCCTCGTAGAAGCCCGACCCCGCGAAGATCGCCAAACCGCTCCCGCAGTCACAGTCGGCACCGGGAGCGCCGCGCTGCCAGCTTCGAACGCGACGTAGACCGGGAGAGGGACCGCCAgcgaaaagagagagagggcaaagacagagacagggatagggacagggacagggctGCGGAAAGGGAACGTCGGCGCTCCAGGAGTCTGGATCGAGGTGCAGAGCGGCGCAGGAGCCGCAGCAGAGACCGGCGACGGAGTCACAGCTCCACACGCGAGAAGCGGAGCGAGAGGAAAGAGCGGGAGAAGGAGCGGgagagtgagagcgagcgagagcgtTCCCGCCGCAAGGAACGTGAGCACAAAGAGCGGGcgagcggaggagagagagagagggagcgctcCAAAGACCAGAGGAgcaagggggagggggaggagaggagacaccGTGAGGATCGCAAGAGTAAGCACTCCAGCCGGAGCCGCAGCAGGGAGAAGAGGCACAAATCTGAGCGTTCCAGCCGGAGTCGGAGCCGGGAAAAGAGGCACAAATCTGAGCGTTCCAGCCGGAGCCGGAGCCGGGAAAAGAGGCATAAATCCGAGCGCTCCAGCCGGAAGCACTCCCGATCGCGCTCCCGGAGCCGACAGGACTGCGGAGAGGAAAAGAGCAGGAAATGTGAGCGTAGCAAGGAGCGTCCCCACCGCCGAGAGCCCAGCAACGGACGGGAACAGCCCAGGAGTGCCAGCCCCGAGCCAGACGACGGAACACATGGGAGCCGGGCGGGGTCACCTTGA